A region from the Bradyrhizobium sp. CCBAU 53340 genome encodes:
- a CDS encoding IS3 family transposase: MSFRFIEDHRETYPVRLMCAVLEVSPAGYYARRERPVSERAKSNATLRAAIRLVHQDSSGRYGSPRVHAALRAQGRGPSRGRIERMMRRYGIRAIMAPPRRVRTTDSRHGLPIAPNLIARDFTAEDPNRVWLADITYIPTAEGWLYLAAVMDLFSRKIVGWAMRDHMQVELASAALTMAIQQQLALKSRAISSPSSRASTTEPGSIPPSDISPRSKWS, from the coding sequence ATGAGCTTCCGCTTCATCGAAGACCATCGCGAGACCTATCCGGTCCGCCTGATGTGCGCCGTGCTCGAGGTCTCGCCGGCCGGCTATTACGCCCGGCGCGAGCGCCCGGTGAGCGAGCGGGCAAAATCAAATGCCACGCTCCGGGCAGCGATCCGGCTGGTCCATCAAGACAGCAGCGGACGCTACGGCAGCCCCCGCGTCCATGCCGCCCTGCGGGCGCAGGGCCGTGGTCCCAGTCGCGGTCGAATTGAACGGATGATGCGTCGGTACGGTATTCGCGCCATCATGGCACCGCCGCGCCGTGTGCGCACCACCGACAGCCGCCACGGTCTGCCGATCGCACCGAACCTGATCGCGCGGGACTTCACCGCGGAAGACCCGAACCGGGTCTGGCTCGCCGATATCACCTATATTCCGACCGCTGAAGGTTGGCTGTATCTGGCGGCCGTCATGGACCTGTTCAGCCGAAAGATCGTCGGCTGGGCCATGCGGGATCATATGCAGGTCGAACTTGCATCTGCCGCCCTGACGATGGCGATCCAGCAGCAACTCGCGCTCAAGTCCAGAGCGATATCTTCGCCTTCATCGAGGGCTTCTACAACCGAACCAGGCTCCATTCCGCCATCGGATATATCCCCCCGATCGAAATGGAGCTAA
- a CDS encoding helix-turn-helix domain-containing protein produces the protein MERGEITLDEAAAALTVSPSTVRRLIAERSLPAHQLCKGAPWVIKAPDLEHPEVRNAAQARRFRRPSSGDLRQRELEL, from the coding sequence ATGGAGAGAGGAGAAATTACTCTGGATGAAGCCGCCGCTGCGTTGACGGTCAGCCCATCGACGGTTCGCCGTCTGATCGCGGAGCGAAGCTTGCCCGCGCACCAGCTGTGCAAGGGCGCACCCTGGGTGATCAAGGCGCCTGATCTGGAGCACCCCGAGGTCAGGAACGCCGCGCAGGCGCGGCGCTTCCGGCGCCCGTCGTCTGGCGATCTCCGCCAAAGAGAGCTTGAACTATAA
- a CDS encoding transposase: MFAGAGRKRWPDELKAQIAAESLELGAVVTDVARRHGCRPQHA, translated from the coding sequence GTGTTCGCTGGCGCAGGTCGCAAGCGGTGGCCGGATGAATTGAAGGCACAGATTGCCGCGGAAAGCCTCGAGCTGGGGGCGGTTGTCACAGACGTCGCCCGTCGCCATGGCTGCCGGCCCCAGCATGCGTAA
- a CDS encoding group II intron maturase-specific domain-containing protein: MLERAREVTRRGKYTNIEYARFADDMVVLIYAHQRHDWLLGAINKRLREEFAKLQVEVNDEKSRIVDLARGESFGFLGIDFRYLRSLRGVMRPYYTPKLKKRTALLRGLKEVFGSYRSQPISRVISLINPKLRGWVNYFRIGDSSKCFPTSETG; encoded by the coding sequence ATGCTGGAGCGAGCACGTGAAGTTACACGTCGCGGCAAGTACACCAATATCGAATATGCACGTTTTGCTGACGATATGGTTGTCTTGATCTATGCCCACCAGCGACATGACTGGCTGCTCGGCGCTATAAACAAGCGCTTGCGGGAGGAGTTCGCCAAGTTACAGGTTGAGGTGAATGATGAGAAGAGTCGCATAGTTGACCTGGCCCGAGGCGAGAGCTTCGGCTTCCTGGGAATCGACTTCCGCTATCTCCGCAGTCTGCGCGGAGTGATGCGGCCGTATTACACGCCCAAGCTCAAAAAGCGGACGGCGCTTCTGCGGGGGCTCAAGGAAGTGTTTGGCAGCTATCGGTCGCAACCGATTAGTCGGGTGATAAGCCTGATCAATCCAAAGCTCCGAGGATGGGTAAACTACTTCCGGATAGGCGATTCCAGTAAATGCTTCCCTACATCAGAGACTGGGTAG
- a CDS encoding IS110 family transposase, which yields MHMAAVNPACTDKPVRAFGTFTQDLHELADWFKMCGVTSVAMESTGVYWIPVYEILEQRGFEVILVNARYAKNVPGRKTDLSDAAWLRQLHSYGLLRGSFRPDAEIATLRAYLRQRERLVEYAAAHIQHMQKALMEMNLQLHHVVSDITGATGMRIIRAIVAGERNPDVPATYRDVRCHSSIETIRAALVGNDRHEHVFALAQSLELYDVYQAKMLDCDRKLEVLISALNTKGARPVGNLAKPRVKTKQVNTPTFDVRTALYRVRGVDLTEIHGLGPSLALKLIGECGIDLTAWPSAKHFTSWLCLAPGNKISGGKVLSSRTRRSSSRAAALLRLAATTVGRSETALGAFYRRLSARAGKSKAVTATARKIAVLFYNTLRHGMSYKDPGADQYEQQYRSRVLANLQRRAKSLGFVLQAIPGDANPAVS from the coding sequence ATGCACATGGCCGCGGTAAACCCGGCCTGCACCGACAAGCCAGTGCGTGCATTCGGCACATTCACGCAAGACCTGCATGAACTGGCGGACTGGTTCAAGATGTGCGGCGTGACCAGTGTCGCGATGGAATCCACTGGGGTCTATTGGATCCCAGTCTACGAGATCTTAGAACAGCGCGGGTTTGAGGTCATTCTGGTCAACGCGCGGTACGCCAAGAATGTACCTGGCCGTAAAACCGATCTCAGCGATGCCGCTTGGTTACGCCAGCTCCACTCCTATGGCCTGTTACGGGGCAGCTTCCGACCCGATGCCGAGATCGCAACGTTGCGAGCCTATCTACGCCAGCGCGAGCGGCTCGTGGAATATGCTGCCGCCCATATCCAACATATGCAAAAGGCTCTGATGGAGATGAACCTGCAGCTCCATCATGTTGTGTCGGATATCACCGGCGCGACCGGCATGCGGATTATCCGAGCCATTGTTGCAGGCGAACGCAATCCCGACGTCCCGGCAACCTATCGGGACGTGCGCTGCCACTCATCGATCGAGACGATCCGCGCAGCGCTCGTAGGCAATGACCGCCACGAACATGTTTTCGCGTTAGCTCAATCACTGGAGCTCTACGACGTTTATCAGGCAAAGATGCTCGACTGTGATCGCAAGCTCGAAGTCCTGATCAGTGCATTGAACACCAAAGGAGCAAGACCGGTCGGAAACCTAGCCAAGCCGCGCGTAAAGACCAAGCAGGTCAACACCCCCACCTTCGATGTCAGGACCGCACTGTACAGAGTGCGGGGCGTCGATTTGACTGAGATCCACGGGTTGGGTCCGTCGCTCGCATTGAAGCTCATTGGCGAGTGCGGTATCGATCTAACGGCATGGCCGAGCGCCAAACACTTCACTTCCTGGCTCTGCCTCGCACCCGGCAACAAGATCTCCGGCGGCAAGGTGCTGTCTTCGCGCACACGGAGATCTTCAAGTCGCGCAGCTGCGTTGTTGCGTTTGGCAGCCACAACCGTGGGGCGGAGCGAGACAGCGCTGGGAGCATTCTATCGCCGGTTGTCAGCACGTGCGGGTAAATCGAAGGCGGTGACGGCGACGGCTCGCAAGATTGCGGTTTTATTCTACAACACACTCCGGCACGGCATGAGCTACAAGGATCCTGGCGCCGACCAATATGAGCAGCAATATCGTAGCCGCGTCCTCGCCAACCTACAGCGCCGGGCGAAATCGCTAGGCTTCGTGTTGCAGGCCATCCCGGGCGACGCCAATCCGGCTGTTTCTTAG
- the tnpB gene encoding IS66 family insertion sequence element accessory protein TnpB (TnpB, as the term is used for proteins encoded by IS66 family insertion elements, is considered an accessory protein, since TnpC, encoded by a neighboring gene, is a DDE family transposase.), translated as MQSLALAVQESLERDPHAGDLYILWGRRGLLVKILSHDGLGMSLYAKRLDHGRFIWPSTSVGAVSISAAQMAYMLEGIDWWTPQLSWRPQSGG; from the coding sequence ATGCAAAGTTTGGCGCTTGCGGTTCAGGAAAGCTTGGAGCGCGATCCCCATGCCGGCGATCTCTATATCTTATGGGGCCGCCGCGGCCTTCTGGTCAAGATTCTCTCGCATGACGGCTTGGGCATGTCGCTCTATGCCAAGCGCCTGGATCACGGCAGGTTCATCTGGCCGTCGACGTCGGTCGGCGCGGTGTCGATCTCGGCAGCGCAAATGGCTTACATGCTCGAGGGCATCGACTGGTGGACTCCCCAACTGAGCTGGCGGCCGCAGAGCGGGGGCTAA
- a CDS encoding IS91 family transposase: protein MRPVLEVADILRRHGGAFRAAQGPRLSSDQRRVMAAIEACRTATLGGHVERCDDCGLVRVAYNSCRDRHCPKCQALARAQWLAERQADLLPVPYFHVVFTVPAPVAAIALQNKTAVYDILLKAAAETIRLISADPKHLGAETGMIAILHTWGQTLTHHPHAHCLVPGGGIAPDGSWVHCRPGFFLPVRVLSRLYRRLFLERLQAAFNGTKLQFFGHLAHLVEPAAFARHLTALRKVEWVVYAKRPFGGPEQVLAYLGRYTHRVAIANGRLLTCDQGHVRFRWKDYRAGNRSKVMTLDTEEFLRRFLLHVLPKGFRRIRHFGFLANACRVAKLARIRAALKAPEPPPPAEAVDYRERCAILIGHRLDLCPICGGRMVEIGPVPRAQTPRRAAPRCDTS, encoded by the coding sequence ATGCGCCCCGTGCTCGAGGTGGCGGACATCCTCCGCCGCCACGGCGGCGCCTTCCGTGCCGCGCAGGGTCCTCGGCTGTCCTCCGATCAGCGCCGTGTGATGGCGGCCATCGAGGCGTGTCGCACAGCGACGCTCGGCGGCCACGTCGAGCGGTGCGACGACTGCGGCCTGGTCCGCGTCGCCTATAACAGCTGTCGCGATCGGCACTGTCCAAAGTGCCAAGCGCTCGCGCGCGCCCAATGGCTCGCCGAGCGCCAGGCCGACCTGCTGCCGGTCCCCTATTTCCATGTCGTCTTCACCGTGCCGGCGCCGGTGGCCGCCATCGCGCTGCAGAACAAGACGGCGGTCTACGACATCCTGCTCAAGGCAGCAGCCGAGACGATCCGTCTCATCAGCGCCGACCCGAAGCATCTCGGTGCCGAGACCGGGATGATCGCCATTCTCCATACCTGGGGCCAGACCCTGACGCATCATCCGCATGCCCATTGCCTCGTGCCAGGCGGCGGGATCGCCCCTGATGGAAGCTGGGTTCATTGTCGCCCCGGCTTCTTCCTTCCCGTTCGCGTCCTGTCACGATTGTATCGTCGGCTGTTCCTGGAGCGCCTGCAGGCGGCGTTCAATGGCACCAAGCTCCAGTTCTTCGGCCATCTCGCGCACCTCGTCGAGCCAGCGGCATTCGCCCGCCATCTAACCGCCCTCCGCAAGGTCGAGTGGGTCGTCTACGCCAAGCGTCCCTTCGGCGGACCAGAACAGGTTCTGGCCTATCTCGGGCGCTACACCCATCGCGTTGCAATCGCCAACGGCCGGCTCCTTACCTGTGACCAGGGCCACGTCCGCTTCCGGTGGAAGGATTATCGCGCTGGCAACAGATCCAAAGTGATGACGCTCGACACTGAGGAGTTCCTTCGTCGCTTTCTGCTCCACGTATTGCCGAAGGGGTTTCGCCGCATCCGTCATTTTGGCTTCCTGGCGAACGCCTGCCGCGTCGCCAAACTCGCGCGCATCCGAGCGGCGCTAAAGGCGCCAGAGCCGCCTCCGCCTGCCGAAGCTGTCGACTATCGTGAGCGCTGCGCCATCCTCATTGGTCACCGCCTCGACTTGTGCCCCATCTGCGGAGGCCGCATGGTCGAGATTGGGCCTGTGCCGCGTGCGCAAACGCCGCGACGCGCAGCACCTCGCTGCGATACATCATGA
- a CDS encoding transposase — protein sequence MSIKPAARSVITGERRRRRWTSEEKARIVAESFEEGANISEVARRNGVSRGLLTVWRRQVAAAVGGKAPNFVPIQIGPGIDRGTAGEHERISGLQTRPLEIAAPPAKVCGVVEIEVNGARIRVEPDVELATLSTVLAALRGIR from the coding sequence GTGTCCATCAAACCGGCAGCACGCTCAGTGATCACCGGGGAGCGCCGACGGCGTCGGTGGACGAGCGAGGAGAAGGCCCGGATCGTGGCGGAGAGCTTTGAGGAGGGTGCGAACATCTCCGAGGTTGCGCGGCGCAATGGCGTTTCGCGCGGGCTGCTTACGGTGTGGCGCCGCCAAGTTGCGGCGGCGGTGGGGGGCAAGGCACCGAACTTCGTGCCAATCCAAATTGGTCCGGGGATCGATCGCGGGACAGCGGGCGAGCATGAACGTATTTCCGGGCTACAGACGAGGCCTTTGGAGATCGCCGCGCCGCCGGCCAAGGTTTGCGGAGTTGTCGAGATCGAGGTGAACGGGGCGCGCATCCGGGTCGAGCCGGACGTTGAGCTGGCGACGCTGTCGACCGTGCTGGCGGCGCTTCGGGGTATCCGGTGA
- the istA gene encoding IS21 family transposase: MRKVREVLRLRHALGVSERQIAVTVGISRSTVGEYLRRAAVIGITWPVPEGMDDGELERRLFTPPTFEEKPARPLPDWKAVHRELKRRSVTLLLLWEEYRAEHADGYGYSRFCDLYREWSEAISPTMRQTHGPGEKLFVDFAGDTVPVFDAATGAQRLAHVFVAVLGASNYTFAEARWSEGLADWIGLHANTLRAIGGVPKAIVCDNLKAGVTATCRYEPGINRTYQELAEHYGTAILPTRPRKPRDKAKVEVAVQIVQRFVLARLRNRRFFSLDELNGAIRKAIADLNDSYAESCLIK; encoded by the coding sequence ATGCGGAAGGTTCGAGAAGTTTTGAGACTGCGGCACGCCCTTGGCGTGAGCGAGCGGCAGATCGCCGTCACGGTCGGCATCAGCCGATCGACGGTTGGCGAGTATCTGCGGCGGGCTGCCGTGATCGGCATCACCTGGCCGGTGCCGGAAGGGATGGACGACGGCGAACTCGAGCGCCGGCTGTTCACGCCGCCGACATTCGAGGAGAAGCCGGCGCGGCCGTTGCCCGACTGGAAGGCGGTGCACCGGGAGCTGAAGCGGCGCAGCGTGACGTTGCTCCTGTTGTGGGAGGAATATCGCGCGGAGCACGCCGACGGCTATGGCTACAGCCGGTTTTGCGATCTCTACCGGGAATGGAGCGAGGCGATCTCGCCGACCATGCGGCAGACGCATGGGCCTGGAGAGAAGCTGTTCGTCGACTTCGCGGGCGACACGGTGCCGGTGTTCGACGCCGCGACCGGCGCGCAGCGGCTGGCCCATGTCTTCGTCGCGGTGCTAGGAGCATCCAACTACACCTTTGCCGAGGCGCGTTGGTCGGAAGGGCTGGCCGACTGGATCGGGCTGCACGCCAATACGTTGCGCGCGATCGGCGGCGTGCCGAAGGCGATCGTCTGCGACAATCTGAAGGCCGGCGTCACCGCCACCTGTCGCTATGAGCCGGGCATCAACCGCACCTACCAGGAGCTGGCCGAGCACTACGGCACCGCGATCCTGCCCACGCGTCCGCGCAAACCACGCGACAAGGCGAAGGTGGAAGTGGCGGTGCAGATCGTCCAGCGGTTTGTGCTGGCGCGGCTGCGGAACCGGCGCTTCTTCTCGCTTGACGAACTCAACGGGGCCATCCGCAAGGCGATCGCGGACCTCAACGACTCTTATGCAGAGTCTTGTCTGATAAAATAG
- the tnpB gene encoding IS66 family insertion sequence element accessory protein TnpB (TnpB, as the term is used for proteins encoded by IS66 family insertion elements, is considered an accessory protein, since TnpC, encoded by a neighboring gene, is a DDE family transposase.), translating into MIALRSDLKVVLATQPVDFRKSVHTLSALVSEALRANPCCGDVFVFRSKRTDRVKLLAWDGSGMVLMTKWLHQGHFTWPPIREGVVHLTATQLAMLLDGLEWTRVSPKPVKQPAVVG; encoded by the coding sequence GTGATTGCGCTACGCTCTGACCTCAAGGTGGTGCTGGCGACACAGCCGGTCGATTTCCGCAAGTCGGTGCATACGCTGTCGGCACTGGTGAGCGAAGCGCTGCGTGCGAATCCGTGTTGTGGGGACGTCTTCGTGTTCCGCAGCAAACGCACGGACAGAGTGAAGCTTCTGGCGTGGGACGGCAGCGGCATGGTGCTGATGACGAAGTGGTTGCACCAGGGGCACTTCACCTGGCCGCCGATCCGCGAAGGCGTGGTGCATCTGACTGCGACACAGCTCGCGATGCTGCTCGACGGACTCGAGTGGACGCGCGTCTCGCCCAAGCCGGTGAAGCAGCCGGCCGTTGTCGGCTGA
- a CDS encoding ISNCY family transposase, which yields MGWLSMATRKELTAAAGARYRRSDRAKKARILDEFVDITGFHRKHAMRLLRGQEDVSAGRRARRRIYNEAEHNALLLLWEASDRICGKRLKALMPALIEAMERHGHLDLAPEIRDKLLAMSAATIDRALARVREGLGRKRRRHATHSLRRSIPIRTSADWNDPAPGFVEADLVAHSGLSARGSFIQTLVLTDIATGWTECAPLIVREQTLLSTVLTELRKQLPFALIGLDTDNDTVFMNETLKAYCDAANIVFTRCRPYRKNDQAFVEQKNGAVVRRMVGYRRLEGLEAAKLLAELYRSARLFVNFFQPSFKLMAKQRDGARVRKTYSAPATPHQRLAADARTPDAIRHHLQEIYAALDPVALLRDIRGAQERLAALADTQPIAHPAAASQPIDLFLASLRTAWKDGAMRPTDRPIVKAKRGRRRPDPLIRATLDLRKWFEAEPWRTGSELLSRLQAEYPGAYPNKLLRTLQRRLKSWRSEQANALLFVPTEETLLGHEVTTTQ from the coding sequence ATGGGGTGGCTGAGCATGGCAACGCGGAAGGAACTGACGGCGGCGGCGGGCGCGCGCTATCGGCGTTCGGATCGTGCGAAGAAGGCGCGGATATTAGACGAGTTCGTCGACATCACCGGATTCCATCGCAAACATGCGATGCGTCTACTTCGAGGCCAGGAAGACGTAAGCGCAGGCCGACGGGCGCGACGTCGGATCTATAATGAGGCGGAACACAACGCGCTCTTGCTGCTTTGGGAGGCGTCAGACCGGATCTGCGGGAAGCGGCTGAAGGCGTTAATGCCTGCGCTGATTGAAGCGATGGAACGGCACGGCCACCTCGACCTTGCTCCCGAGATCCGCGACAAACTTTTGGCAATGAGTGCTGCGACGATCGACCGCGCGTTGGCACGGGTCCGAGAAGGATTAGGTCGCAAGCGCCGACGGCACGCGACGCACTCGTTGCGTCGCAGTATTCCAATACGGACGTCGGCAGATTGGAACGATCCGGCGCCGGGGTTCGTCGAGGCTGACCTTGTAGCGCATAGCGGTCTATCGGCGCGCGGCAGCTTCATCCAGACCCTCGTGCTCACCGACATTGCTACCGGCTGGACGGAGTGCGCTCCTCTGATCGTGCGCGAACAAACACTGTTGAGCACGGTGTTGACGGAATTGCGCAAACAATTGCCTTTTGCGCTGATCGGCCTCGATACGGACAATGATACGGTGTTCATGAATGAGACGCTGAAAGCCTACTGCGATGCGGCCAACATCGTCTTCACGCGTTGCCGGCCCTACCGGAAGAACGACCAGGCGTTCGTCGAGCAGAAGAACGGTGCCGTCGTGCGCAGGATGGTCGGCTATCGTCGGCTCGAGGGCCTGGAAGCGGCCAAGCTGCTGGCTGAACTCTATCGATCGGCGCGGCTGTTCGTGAACTTCTTCCAACCCTCATTCAAACTGATGGCCAAGCAGCGCGACGGTGCTCGTGTGCGTAAGACATACAGCGCACCGGCAACGCCACACCAGCGCTTGGCCGCCGACGCCCGCACGCCCGATGCGATTCGTCACCATCTCCAAGAAATCTATGCCGCTCTCGACCCGGTCGCGTTGTTGCGCGACATCCGCGGCGCGCAGGAACGCCTCGCGGCGCTCGCTGATACGCAGCCAATCGCCCATCCTGCTGCGGCATCGCAACCGATCGATCTCTTCCTGGCAAGCCTACGAACCGCCTGGAAAGACGGAGCTATGCGACCGACGGATCGGCCAATCGTGAAAGCGAAAAGAGGCCGGCGGCGTCCCGACCCGCTCATCCGGGCAACGCTAGATTTGCGAAAATGGTTTGAAGCCGAGCCTTGGCGGACTGGTAGCGAACTGCTCTCCCGGTTGCAGGCGGAATATCCTGGAGCCTATCCGAACAAGCTTCTTCGAACGCTTCAGCGTAGGCTTAAATCCTGGCGCAGCGAGCAAGCGAACGCGTTGTTGTTCGTTCCTACGGAGGAAACGCTGCTGGGGCATGAGGTCACAACAACCCAATGA
- a CDS encoding transposase, which yields MERQRRSFTEDYKRRAAELVASSGRSIGSVAKELGLRDSVLRRWVDKLRQEPGSAAWRPTTQATPMPADQASEIARLRQENERLRMERDILKNCPASWRACAE from the coding sequence ATGGAACGTCAACGTCGGTCGTTTACCGAGGATTACAAGCGTCGGGCCGCCGAACTGGTCGCGTCGAGCGGTCGCTCGATCGGGTCGGTTGCTAAGGAGCTCGGTCTGCGGGATTCGGTGCTGCGACGGTGGGTAGATAAGCTCCGGCAGGAGCCGGGATCGGCGGCGTGGCGACCCACCACGCAGGCGACGCCGATGCCGGCGGACCAGGCTTCGGAGATCGCCCGCCTACGTCAGGAGAACGAACGGCTGCGCATGGAGCGCGACATTTTAAAAAACTGTCCAGCGTCGTGGCGCGCCTGCGCGGAATAG
- a CDS encoding site-specific integrase translates to MATMSPLRQRMIEDMTVRNLSPSTQQSYIYAIAKFSRHFGYAPDRLSFEQVRAYQLHLIGQKRSWSHINQVACALRFFYGVTLGQTEAFERIIGGQKPDKLPLVLSAEEIERFLDAVTGVRNRVVLATAYAAGLRVSEVVRLKVSSIDSKRMLIHIENGKGGRDRYAMLSPRLLEILRTYWMRARPGLWLFPGQDPSEHVSVRCVQAACRAARRRARLAKPITVHTLRHSFATHLLESGIDIRIIQVLLGHADLGSTARYAQVATNLLARTTSPFDGLSVRVIPPD, encoded by the coding sequence ATGGCTACGATGAGCCCTCTTCGGCAGCGCATGATCGAGGACATGACGGTCCGCAATCTGTCGCCGTCGACTCAACAATCCTATATCTATGCGATCGCAAAGTTTAGCCGCCATTTCGGCTATGCCCCGGACCGGTTGAGTTTCGAGCAGGTCCGCGCCTACCAACTACATCTCATCGGCCAAAAGCGCTCGTGGTCCCACATCAATCAGGTGGCCTGCGCGCTGCGGTTCTTCTACGGCGTCACACTCGGGCAGACGGAGGCATTCGAGCGGATCATTGGTGGCCAGAAGCCCGACAAGCTCCCGCTCGTGCTTAGTGCCGAAGAGATCGAGCGCTTCCTGGACGCGGTTACAGGGGTGCGCAATCGCGTCGTGCTGGCGACGGCTTATGCGGCTGGCTTACGGGTTAGTGAAGTCGTCCGCCTGAAGGTGAGCTCGATCGACAGCAAGCGAATGTTGATCCACATCGAGAACGGTAAGGGCGGCAGGGATCGTTACGCGATGCTTTCTCCGCGACTGCTGGAGATTCTGCGTACGTACTGGATGCGAGCCCGACCGGGGCTGTGGCTATTTCCAGGCCAAGACCCAAGTGAACATGTCAGCGTCCGCTGCGTCCAGGCGGCCTGCCGCGCCGCCCGCCGCCGCGCTCGGCTTGCCAAGCCGATTACTGTCCATACGCTCCGGCACTCGTTTGCGACCCATCTCCTGGAAAGCGGGATCGACATTCGCATCATTCAAGTTCTGCTCGGACATGCCGACCTGGGATCGACCGCGCGCTACGCTCAGGTTGCGACCAACCTGCTCGCCCGCACGACCAGCCCATTCGATGGACTCTCCGTCAGGGTGATCCCACCCGACTGA
- a CDS encoding UPF0149 family protein translates to MAAAEMPLEELERWLQARVDQQPAATNLPMLDGYVAAIVAGPVSMSPLDWICPLLAIDADAFNHSGTPEFAAISAVALRHNDISNTLSTAPDRFAPMHRRKPSGDVDPRPWCQGFYAAMRLKLLAWAPLLDTGNVNHGLLLPILLHCRDDQGRPLLGPPRSGRETKKFLRNAHADIPAAVEALRQYWMPIRYARAH, encoded by the coding sequence ATGGCCGCAGCCGAGATGCCACTTGAGGAGCTCGAGCGATGGCTGCAGGCTCGGGTCGATCAGCAACCTGCCGCCACCAATCTCCCCATGCTCGACGGCTACGTCGCCGCAATCGTGGCCGGACCGGTGTCGATGAGCCCACTCGACTGGATCTGCCCGCTGCTCGCCATCGATGCCGATGCCTTCAACCACAGCGGCACCCCGGAGTTTGCAGCCATATCGGCTGTCGCCCTGCGTCACAACGACATCAGCAACACCCTCTCGACCGCACCCGACAGGTTCGCGCCGATGCACCGGCGTAAACCCAGTGGAGACGTGGATCCGCGACCATGGTGCCAAGGCTTCTACGCCGCGATGCGGCTCAAGCTATTGGCGTGGGCACCGTTGCTGGACACCGGCAACGTCAATCACGGCCTACTTCTACCTATCCTGCTGCACTGTCGCGACGATCAGGGCCGACCGCTGCTTGGACCACCACGAAGCGGCCGCGAGACCAAGAAATTTCTGCGTAACGCCCACGCCGATATTCCCGCGGCGGTCGAAGCCTTGCGGCAATACTGGATGCCGATCCGCTACGCCCGCGCTCACTGA